One Colius striatus isolate bColStr4 chromosome 7, bColStr4.1.hap1, whole genome shotgun sequence DNA segment encodes these proteins:
- the PAK6 gene encoding serine/threonine-protein kinase PAK 6: protein MFRKKKKKRPEISAPQNFEHRVHTSFDPKEGKFVGLPPQWQNILDTLRRPKPVVDPSRITRMQLQPMKTVVRGSTVGVEGYISGILSDIQKLSAISSNTLRGRSPTSRRRAQSLGLLGEDRPPDMYLQSPEADWADKYGNYLNCNGGTKVTRRQTMWPDYKPRAEGQAHPNGMVMKAQSLGPSEFQGAEGSCLQRAFGLQHVPALPGDGENVGKKSSEECWPQPCVMRHASSRPSGEGSPSSKSRENSLKRRLLRSVFPSSSGSNKSGSSLQMKPNALFRPQQWGSPRSPAAKAQSLPPDQPAADVPRLASEAGTPQKSPPAETAAALPQGRPSPAGSPRNRQTQTSSSNLHLPQDSSAKGPPAAEDPVVVTHEQFKAALRMVVDQGDPRALLENYVKIGEGSTGIVCIAREKHSGRQVAVKMMDLRKQQRRELLFNEVVIMRDYQHVNVVEMYKSYLVGEELWVLMEFLQGGALTDIVSQIRLNEEQIATVCESVLQALSYLHSQGVIHRDIKSDSILLTLDGRVKLSDFGFCAQISKDVPKRKSLVGTPYWMAPEVIARIPYTTEVDIWSLGIMVIEMVDGEPPYFSDSPVQAMKRLRDSPPPRLKNFHRTSPVLRDFLERMLTRDPLERATAQELLDHPFLLQTGLPECLVPLIQQYRKRTSSC, encoded by the exons ATGTTCcgcaagaagaagaagaaacgCCCGGAGATCTCGGCTCCGCAGAACTTTGAGCACCGTGTCCACACCTCGTTTGACCCCAAGGAGGGCAAATTCGTGGGCTTGCCACCCCAATGGCAGAACATTCTGGACACGCTGAGGCGCCCCAAACCAGTGGTAGACCCTTCCAGGATCACAAGGATGCAGCTCCAGCCTATGAAG ACGGTGGTGAGGGGCAGCACGGTGGGCGTGGAAGGCTACATCTCTGGCATCCTCAGCGACATCCAGAAGCTCTCTGCCATCAGTTCCAACACGCTGCGGGGAAGGAGCCCCACCAGCCGCAGGAGAGCCCagtccctggggctgctgggtgaGGACAGACCCCCGGACATGTACCTTCAGAGCCCTGAAGCAGACTGGGCAGACAAGTACGGAAACTACCTCAATTGCAACGGTGGGACGAAGGTGACGCGGCGCCAGACTATGTGGCCAGACTACAAGCCCCGAGCCGAGGGACAGGCTCACCCCAACGGCATGGTGATGAAAGCACAGTCCCTCGGGCCCTCGGAGTTCCAGGGTGCTGagggcagctgcctccagcGTGCCTTTGGCCTGCAGCACgtgccagctctgccaggggACGGCGAGAACGTGGGCAAGAAGAGCTCAGAAGAGTGCTGGCCTCAGCCCTGTGTCATGCGCCACGCAAGCTCCAGGCCCTCGGGGGAGGGCAGCCCGAGCTCCAAATCCAGGGAGAACagcctgaagaggaggctgCTACGCAGCGTGTTCCCCTCATCCAGCGGCTCAAACAAGTCGGGCTCTTCCCTGCAGATGAAG CCTAATGCTCTGTTCAGGCCCCAGCAGTGGGGTTCACCACGCAGCCCTGCGGCCAAAGCCCAGTCCCTCCCCCCGGATCAGCCTGCGGCCGACGTCCCCAGGCTCGCCTCGGAAGCTGGGACGCCCCAGAAGTCGCCGCCGGCGGAGACGGCCGCCgcgctgccccaggggaggccgtCGCCCGCGGGGTCCCCCCGGAACCGCCAGACCCAGACCAGCTCCAGCAACCTCCACCTGCCCCAGGACTCCTCTGCCAAGGGGCCGCCGGCCGCCGAGGACCCCGTGGTCGTGACCCACGAGCAGTTCAAAGCCGCCCTCAGGATGGTCGTGGACCAGGGGGATCCGCGGGCGCTGCTGGAGAACTACGTGAAGATCGGGGAGGGCTCCACGGGCATCGTGTGCATCGCTCGGGAGAAGCACTCGGGCCGGCAGGTGGCCGTCAAGATGATGGACCTGAGGAAGCAGCAGCGCCGCGAGCTGCTGTTCAACGAG GTGGTGATAATGAGGGACTATCAACACGTCAATGTAGTGGAGATGTACAAGAGCTACCTGGTGGGAGaggagctctgggtgctgatgGAGTTCCTGCAGGGGGGAGCCCTCACGGACATCGTGTCTCAGATCAG gctGAATGAAGAGCAAATTGCTACTGTGTGTGAGTCAGTGCTGCAGGCTCTGTCCTACCTTCACTCCCAGGGGGTCATTCACCGAGACATCAAGAGCGACTCCATTCTCCTGACCCTGGATGGAAGG GTCAAGCTCTCGGATTTTGGCTTCTGTGCTCAGATCAGTAAGGATGTACCCAAAAGGAAGTCCCTGGTAGGCACTCCCTACTGGATGGCTCCAGAAGTGATTGCCAGGATACCATACACCACTGAG GTGGATATCTGGTCTCTGGGGATCATGGTGATAGAGATGGTGGATGGGGAACCCCCCTATTTTAGTGATTCTCCAGTCCAGGCAATGAAGAGACTCCGTGACAGCCCTCCTCCCAGACTGAAAAACTTCCACAGG